From Anopheles darlingi chromosome 2, idAnoDarlMG_H_01, whole genome shotgun sequence, the proteins below share one genomic window:
- the LOC125948988 gene encoding uncharacterized protein LOC125948988 isoform X37 encodes MGLNKRDKQDKLKSQSLLDSERSSHDGGGGSSSTTRTVVVDHGTIVVPIETVVSTVSSTSKQSASSKSSSSKQQQILHSSTTDAGSIAESVHLSTEKSFGALDGAVAPVGASKLAEQKFSTVSSVRSAAQKSKQIDNIIEKIHHIASDTISTTEQITTAAPPSAASFTHGTKDVTQKKTVLLGDSGAQQSGSSGVAGGDTVSQQQVITTVVPSKIEFTTVAFEGSAHNSSNISSSSSHTSNIVSGSSSSNTSAINQQTRSHGAVRSERMMSESSATQQQQSESRSSKSEHSSSTVQSSSSSSSTMKSSSSKKSHSEAHSKSLVSGETAHSSLRSQKHLIDGADVQNGGTVLGVSSTITTAPDHSTYDQQSFHTIGADGSRKQVDSQSYSMAKSQAPTTKILHDAAGNQITSTSASYQSAQGHSTSSFQTSGTHDHKALDSKLHQAINTSSAISSSHRDERVSSTSTSSAVNSSSSSSDKRFSVIDSTTLENYSTKAEQDSSSAQHSSMLMKNASAHTVASLSSAHDSLDSTIQSTQLVTESSQMADHRQQHLESSKTIESASHYEQMDESSSSRRKTSEFREQRESNAAILKRKIYDESGRRLNLIDEKIVPKDIVTADLQDDVTNVTKTSFEAKLFNPTLKRWELVDQKTILEKDITTEIPVEIVKELEVERPELANITTTIQLTKVYDAKTKQWKTVDQKKHIDVVEKITYLEENSGRSELNESEHSKNLRSMDMVDRVTIKEVQDLSEEKRQQLNKSKKRVDERTTQEQCICEICTCGRHNCFNCGSGTVSTQTKSSKYISSSNSENFYHQENFTSELNEESSTIRRGTWTKEDAEQHQTNRRESYTIEHSSTENDVSGRRLTWTKDDFEAVDISKIKGERPKPIRHEDNLKPEGQFYAPERQGYTPGERVRPIKHDDNLRPEGAFSAPEKPEYRSGERPKPVRPQDNLKPEGEFERPQKPSVGKPERSQPVRHDDNLRPEGDFERPEKSPFRPAERPKQVRPDDNLRPEGDFERPEKSSFRPAERPKQIKPEDNLRPEGDFQTPQRPEYRSGERPKPIRHDDNLRPEGDFERPEKSPFRPAERPKQVRPDDNLRPEGDFERPEKSPFRPAERPKQVRPEDNLRPEGEFTSPEKPQYRPAERPKQIKPEDNLRPEGDFQTPERPEYRSGERPKPIRHDDNLRPEGDFERPEKSPFRPAERPKQVRPDDNLRPEGDFERPEKSPFRPAERPKQVRPEDNLRPEGEFTSPEKPQYRPAERPKQIKPEDNLRPEGDFQTPERPEYRSGERPKPIRPDDNLRPEGDFERPEKSPFRPAERPKQVRPDDNLRPEGDFERPEKSPFRPAERPKQVRPEDNLRPEGEFTSPEKPQYRPAERPKQIKPEDNLRPEGDFQTPERPEYRSGERPKPIRPDDNLRPEGDFERPEKSPFRPAERPKQVRPDDNLRPEGDFERPEKSPFRPAERPKQVRPEDNLRPEGEFTSPEKPQYRPAERPKQIKPEDNLRPEGDFQTPERPEYRSGERPKPIRHDDNLRPEGDFERPEKSPFRPAERPKQVRPDDNLRPEGDFERPEKSPFRPAERPKQVRPEDNLRPEGDFDKPQKPEYRSAERPKQVRPQDNLKPEGDFERPQPTVVGKAERAQIIRHEDNLYMEGNFERTEKTVFIAGERPKPIRPDDNLRPEGDFERPEKSPFRPAERPKQVRPEDNLRPEGEFTSPEKPQYRPAERPKQIKPEDNLRPEGDFQTPERPEYRSGERPKPIRHDDNLRPEGDFERPEKSPFRPAERPKQVRPDDNLRPEGDFERPEKSPFRPAERPKQVRPEDNLRPEGDFDKPQKPEYRSAERPKQVRPQDNLKPEGDFERPQPTVVGKAERAQIIRHEDNLYMEGNFERTEKTVFIAGERPKPIRPDDNLRPEGDFERPEKSPFRPAERPKQVRPEDNLRPEGEFTSPEKPQYRPAERPKQIKPEDNLRSEGKFQAPERPEYRTGERPKPIRPDDNLRPEGDFERPEKSPFKPAERPKQIKPEDNLKTEGEFSTPQKPQFKPAERPKQIKPQDNLKPEGDFDRPKPVESIGKGDRAQIVKHADNLRVEGTFERVEKTVYVSGERPKPIKPDDNLRPEGEFSTPEKQTFRPAERPKQIKPQDNLRPEGDFDRPQKSVAGPGERPKPIKHDDNLRPEGTFERPEKAQFKPAERPKQIRPEDNLRTEGEFEKPQKSQFQPAERPKQVKPQDNLQIEGDYNSFKEYTEQKQRKEAILKEVHEPTIADGAVLVTTQTVTTILKGDKKQPTGRQTTTTEVQDQSNHSEESFAHSRNENIQHHRSEHITSSNALTRAQHVESSVNEHDRLTQRSTTNQTQSIHDVSGRNIAESKTNHSHRQMVNGSTVVSGVSQEQRTQHSVQSSSSSSKIHHTSSSMQQQQSTISDTQHLHGTHSQHLNVQHGEPTVQRHSREQVTGSQTSSTSSKVVVDGKVITDKSASNRHATEKLAVDGVVVTDKSFTERQQSGFDGMDSIQQAHYTSGQTVHDSSATNIGSSSTKRAQNQAIRSTTNNITNLEGTNGVHKGSQRNGTAHSQASTVDHATETQVKKLVGGKWVTKTIKTESKASNQQQHQQQGKVHDVSSHRQQGVLTGQISVAEQNKLNQQHSSIGTSSDQHTRSSAHHISVAEQNKLNQQHSSIGTSSEVHAHSSSSTSSSSVVKSHSSSKMVSEKVVQRGTTESVVSAAGSPSGRTGARGGSSIVLGESTVDSASSRRAAQQQSSTTTKLIGGKLVQVASSNDTSNNTSSTAGKSSGVTSTSSTSSNVHHSATNDQSSTSTKSSSSSVMKSSKVESSSTAASSTTSGQQQHHRKNTFASTENVNNAILCRPAQGPVATTTGIALHATNGSASSMSVSGYNQRKSISNLNDSAMYATTNRTSYSSLHRRGKESTEARMQNYVKAVETDTIVGRTVRGQACPPPSLAGLGLGSSTIGTSHGMKGSSNTSTSVTTSSSTASNNQKTLRDYHTAMNVSRSSTKANASSISFGDDKFHGSSSYKVQYIQQHEGRCPAAVHDNLKLSKVTKQHTYYVRDQK; translated from the exons ATGGGTTTGAACAAGCGTGATAAGCAGGATAAGCTGAAGAGCCAGAGTTTGCTCGATTCCGAGCGATCCTCAcatgacggtggcggtggctcctCGTCGACCACGCGcacggtcgtcgtcgatcacGGTACGATCGTGGTGCCCATCGAAACCGTGGTATCGACTGTTAGCTCCACTAGCAAGCAATCGGCTTCCAGCAAGTCGAGCAGctcgaagcagcaacagatccTGCACAGTTCCACCACCGATGCGGGCAGTATCGCGGAATCGGTGCATCTCAGCACCGAGAAGTCATTCGGAGCGCTGGACGGAGCAGTTGCACCGGTCGGCGCTAGCAAGCTGGCGGAGCAAAAGTTCAGTACGGTGAGCAGTGTGCGCAGTGCGGCTCAAAAGTCGAAACAGATCGATAACATCATCGAAAAGATCCATCACATTGCGAGCGATACGATCAGTACGACCGAGCAGATCACTACGGCCGCCCCACCATCGGCGGCATCGTTCACGCACGGAACGAAGGATGTGACACAGAAGAAAACGGTGTTGTTGGGTGACAGTGGGGCACAACAGAGTGGCAGTAGTGGCGTGGCGGGTGGCGATACTGTCAGTCAGCAACAAGTGATAACCACCGTCGTGCCGAGTAAGATCGAGTTCACAACAGTGGCCTTCGAAGGTAGTGCCCATAACagtagcaacatcagcagcagcagcagccacaccagcaacatcgtcagtggcagcagcagtagcaatacCAGTGCCATAAATCAGCAAACTCGGTCACACGGTGCAGTGCGCAGTGAGAGGATGATGTCCGAGTCCAGTgccactcagcagcagcaaagcgaaTCGCGATCAAGTAAAAGTGAGCACTCGAGCTCTACGgtgcaatcgtcgtcgtcgtcgtcgtcaacgatGAAATCCTCTTCGTCGAAGAAATCACACTCCGAAGCCCACAGCAAGAGCCTAGTGTCGGGTGAAACGGCACACTCGTCCCTGCGATCGCAGAAACATCTGATCGATGGGGCTGATGTACAGAATGGTGGCACCGTGTTAGGTGTGTCGTCTACGATCACTACTGCTCCAGATCATTCCACGTACGATCAGCAATCATTCCATACGATCGGTGCGGATGGTAGCAGGAAGCAGGTCGACAGCCAGAGCTACTCGATGGCCAAGAGTCAAGCGCCGACAACGAAAATCCTGCACGATGCAGCCGGTAATCAAATCACCAGCACGTCTGCCTCGTATCAGTCGGCCCAAGGACACAGTACCTCATCCTTCCAAACATCGGGTACGCACGATCACAAAGCCCTCGATTCGAAGCTCCATCAAGCCATCAACACCAGCTCAGCCATTTCGTCCTCACACCGTGACGAACGCGTgtcatccacatccacatcgTCTGCTGTAaactcgtcctcctcgtcctccgacAAGAGGTTCTCCGTGATCGATTCAACAACATTGGAGAACTACTCTACTAAGGCAGAGCAAGACTCCAGTAGTGCCCAGCACTCGAGCATGTTGATGAAGAATGCATCCGCACACACCGTGGCTAGCCTATCGTCAGCGCACGATTCGCTCGATAGCACGATCCAAAGCACACAGCTGGTGACGGAATCGAGCCAAATGGCagaccaccgacagcagcacctGGAATCGAGCAAAACCATCGAGTCAGCATCGCACTACGAGCAGATGgacgaaagcagcagctcacgGCGCAAGACGTCCGAGTTCCGTGAGCAGCGTGAGTCCAATGCCGCCATTCTGAAGCGCAAAATCTACGACGAAAGTGGACGCCGGTTGAACTTGATCGATGAAAAGATCGTACCGAAGGACATTGTCACTGCTGACCTGCAGGACGATGTCACGAACGTGACGAAAACGTCGTTCGAGGCGAAACTGTTCAACCCGACGCTGAAGCGCTGGGAACTGGTAGACCAGAAGACCATCCTGGAAAAAGACATCACCACCGAGATACCGGTAGAGATTGTCAAGGAGCTGGAGGTGGAGCGTCCCGAGCTGGctaacatcaccaccacaataCAGCTGACGAAG GTTTACGATGCCAAGACGAAGCAATGGAAAACGGTGGACCAAAAGAAACATATCGATGTGGTGGAGAAGATCACCTACCTCGAGGAAAATTCGGGCCGCTCCGAACTCAACGAATCGGAACACTCGAAAAACCTCCGATCAATGGACATGGTG GACCGCGTTACAATCAAAGAAGTGCAAGATCTGAGCGAagagaagcggcagcagctcaACAAATCGAAGAAACGTGTCGACGAGCGGACCACTCAGGAGCAGTGCATCTGCGAGATCTGTACATGTGG ACGACACAATTGCTTCAATTGCGGCAGTGGTACAGTATCTACTCAGACAAAGTCTTCAAAGTACATCTCATCGAGCAATTCGGAAAATTTTTACCATCAAG AAAATTTCACATCTGAGCTCAATGAAGAATCATCGACGATTCGAAGGGGAACGTGGACTAAGGAAGACGCTGAGCAGCATCAGACGAACCGCAGGGAGTCCTACACAATtgagcacagcagcacagagAACGATGTGTCCGGGCGCCGACTGACATGGACAAAGGATGACTTCGAAGCTGTTGATATTAGCAAAATTAAGGGCGAACGCCCCAAGCCGATCCGTCACGAAGACAACCTTAAACCAGAAGGTCAATTCTACGCACCGGAGCGCCAGGGTTACACGCCAGGAGAGCGTGTAAGACCGATCAAACATGATGATAATTTACGGCCCGAAGGAGCATTCTCAGCACCGGAAAAGCCAGAATATCGGTCTGGAGAAAGACCTAAGCCAGTTAGACCGCAAGATAACCTCAAACCAGAAGGTGAATTCGAACGACCTCAAAAACCATCAGTTGGCAAACCAGAACGGTCACAGCCTGTGCGCCATGACGACAACCTGCGTCCGGAAGGAGACTTCGAGCGTCCAGAGAAGTCGCCATTCAGACCAGCCGAGCGTCCTAAGCAAGTTCGTCCCGATGATAATCTGCGCCCAGAAGGAGACTTCGAGCGTCCAGAGAAGTCATCTTTCAGACCTGCTGAACGACCGAAGCAAATCAAAC CTGAGGATAATCTGCGTCCGGAAGGCGACTTCCAGACTCCTCAGCGCCCAGAATATCGATCAGGAGAGCGACCGAAGCCAATTCGCCATGACGACAATCTACGTCCGGAAGGAGACTTCGAGCGTCCAGAGAAGTCGCCATTCAGAC CTGCTGAGCGTCCGAAGCAGGTTCGTCCCGATGATAATCTGCGTCCGGAAGGAGACTTCGAGCGTCCAGAGAAGTCACCTTTCAGAC CTgccgagcgaccgaagcagGTTCGCCCAGAGGATAATCTGCGCCCTGAAGGAGAATTCACATCGCCAGAAAAGCCTCAATACAGACCTGCTGAGCGACCGAAGCAAATCAAACCTGAGGATAATCTGCGTCCGGAAGGCGACTTCCAAACTCCTGAGCGCCCAGAATATCGATCAGGAGAGCGACCGAAGCCAATTCGCCATGACGATAATCTACGTCCGGAAGGAGACTTCGAGCGTCCAGAGAAGTCGCCATTCAGACCTGCTGAGCGTCCGAAGCAG GTTCGTCCCGACGATAATCTGCGTCCAGAAGGAGATTTCGAACGTCCAGAGAAGTCACCATTCAGACCTGCTGAGCGACCGAAGCAG GTTCGTCCAGAGGATAATCTGCGCCCTGAAGGAGAATTCACATCGCCAGAAAAGCCTCAATACAGACCTGCTGAGCGACCGAAGCAAATCAAACCTGAGGATAATCTGCGTCCAGAAGGCGACTTCCAGACTCCTGAGCGCCCAGAATATCGATCAGGAGAGCGACCGAAGCCAATTCGTCCCGACGATAATCTACGTCCGGAAGGAGACTTCGAGCGCCCAGAGAAGTCGCCATTCAGACCTGCTGAGCGTCCGAAGCAGGTTCGTCCCGACGATAATCTGCGTCCAGAAGGAGATTTCGAGCGTCCAGAGAAGTCACCATTCAGACCTgccgagcgaccgaagcagGTTCGCCCAGAGGATAATCTGCGCCCTGAAGGAGAATTCACATCGCCAGAAAAGCCTCAATACAGACCTGCTGAGCGACCGAAGCAAATCAAACCTGAGGATAATCTGCGTCCGGAAGGCGACTTCCAGACTCCTGAGCGCCCAGAATATCGATCAGGAGAGCGACCGAAGCCAATTCGTCCCGACGATAATCTACGTCCGGAAGGAGACTTCGAGCGCCCAGAGAAGTCGCCATTCAGACCTGCTGAGCGTCCGAAGCAGGTTCGTCCCGACGATAATCTGCGTCCAGAAGGAGATTTCGAACGTCCAGAGAAGTCACCATTCAGACCTGCAGAGCGACCGAAGCAGGTTCGTCCAGAGGATAATCTGCGTCCTGAAGGAGAATTCACATCGCCAGAAAAGCCTCAATACAGACCTGCTGAGCGACCGAAGCAAATCAAACCTGAGGATAATCTGCGTCCGGAAGGCGACTTCCAAACTCCTGAGCGCCCAGAATATCGATCAGGAGAGCGACCGAAGCCAATTCGCCATGACGATAATCTACGTCCGGAAGGAGACTTCGAGCGTCCAGAGAAGTCGCCATTCAGACCTGCTGAGCGTCCGAAGCAGGTTCGTCCGGATGATAATCTGCGTCCGGAAGGAGACTTCGAGCGTCCAGAGAAGTCACCTTTCAGACCTGCTGAGCGACCGAAGCAGGTTCGTCCAGAGGATAATCTGCGTCCGGAAGGAGACTTTGACAAGCCTCAGAAGCCAGAATATCGATCAGCTGAGCGGCCGAAACAAGTGCGACCTCAGGATAATCTCAAACCAGAGGGAGATTTCGAAAGACCACAACCTACAGTCGTTGGAAAAGCTGAACGAGCTCAAATCATTCGTCATGAAGATAACCTCTACATGGAAGGAAACTTTGAGCGTACTGAGAAAACTGTCTTTATTGCTGGAGAGCGGCCGAAGCCAATTCGTCCCGACGATAATCTGCGTCCAGAAGGAGACTTCGAGCGTCCAGAGAAGTCACCATTCAGACCTGCTGAGCGACCGAAGCAGGTTCGTCCAGAGGATAATCTGCGCCCTGAAGGAGAATTCACATCGCCAGAAAAGCCTCAATACAGACCTGCTGAGCGGCCGAAGCAAATCAAACCTGAGGATAATCTGCGTCCGGAAGGCGACTTCCAGACTCCTGAACGCCCAGAATATCGATCAGGAGAGCGACCGAAGCCAATTCGCCATGACGATAATCTACGTCCGGAAGGAGACTTCGAGCGTCCAGAGAAGTCGCCATTCAGACCTGCTGAGCGTCCGAAGCAGGTTCGTCCCGACGATAATCTGCGTCCGGAAGGAGACTTCGAGCGTCCAGAGAAGTCACCTTTCAGACCTGCTGAGCGACCGAAGCAGGTTCGTCCAGAGGATAATCTGCGTCCGGAAGGAGACTTTGACAAGCCTCAGAAGCCAGAATATCGATCAGCTGAGCGGCCGAAACAAGTGCGACCTCAGGATAATCTCAAACCAGAGGGAGATTTCGAAAGACCACAACCTACAGTCGTTGGAAAAGCTGAACGAGCTCAAATCATTCGTCATGAAGATAACCTCTACATGGAAGGAAACTTTGAGCGTACTGAGAAAACTGTCTTTATTGCTGGAGAGCGGCCGAAGCCAATTCGTCCCGACGATAATCTGCGTCCAGAAGGAGACTTCGAGCGTCCAGAGAAGTCACCTTTCAGACCTGCTGAGCGACCGAAGCAGGTTCGTCCAGAGGATAATCTGCGTCCTGAAGGAGAATTCACATCGCCAGAAAAGCCTCAATACAGACCTGCTGAGCGACCGAAGCAAATCAAACCTGAGGATAATCTGCGTTCGGAAGGAAAATTCCAGGCTCCCGAGCGTCCAGAATACCGTACAGGCGAGCGGCCTAAACCAATTCGCCCCGATGATAATCTGCGTCCAGAAGGGGACTTTGAACGTCCCGAAAAGTCTCCCTTTAAACCTGCTGAGCGACCGAAGCAGATTAAGCCTGAGGACAATTTGAAAACAGAAGGAGAATTTTCAACACCGCAGAAACCTCAATTCAAACCAGCTGAAAGACCGAAGCAAATTAAGCCACAAGATAACTTGAAGCCTGAGGGAGATTTCGATCGGCCTAAGCCTGTCGAAAGTATCGGAAAGGGAGATCGGGCTCAAATTGTGAAACATGCGGATAATCTGCGCGTAGAGGGTACTTTTGAAAGGGTAGAGAAAACCGTTTATGTTTCAGGGGAGCGACCAAAACCCATTAAGCCGGACGATAACCTACGTCCAGAGGGAGAGTTTTCGACGCCCGAAAAGCAAACGTTCCGGCCTGCAGAACgaccaaaacaaatcaaaccacAGGACAATCTCCGACCAGAAGGTGATTTTGATCGGCCACAAAAGTCGGTTGCCGGACCAGGCGAGAGGCCGAAGCCGATCAAACATGATGACAACCTGCGTCCCGAAGGTACTTTCGAAAGACCGGAAAAGGCTCAATTTAAACCTGCAGAACGACCGAAGCAAATTCGTCCTGAAGATAATCTGCGCACCGAAGGTGAATTCGAGAAGCCACAGAAATCACAGTTCCAGCCAGCGGAGCGTCCAAAACAGGTGAAGCCACAGGACAATCTTCAAATTGAGGGCGATTATAATTCTTTCAAGGAGTACACTGAACAGAAACAACGCAAGGAAGCGATACTGAAGGAGGTACATGAACCAACCATTGCCGATGGAGCCGTGCTCGTGACAACACAAACGGTTACCACCATTTTAAAGGGAGACAAGAAACAACCAACCGGAAGAcagactactactactgaggTACAGGATCAATCCAATCATTCTGAGGAAAGCTTCGCTCACAGTCGTAACGAGAACATCCAGCACCATCGAAGTGAGCACATCACTAGCTCCAACGCCCTGACTAGGGCACAACACGTTGAATCTAGTGTCAACGAACATGATCGCCTCACGCAACGATCCACAACGAACCAAACCCAATCGATTCATGACGTTTCGGGCCGAAATATTGCCGAATCGAAGACCAACCACAGCCACCGACAGATGGTCAATGGATCGACGGTTGTGAGCGGAGTTTCTCAAGAACAGCGTACACAGCACAGCGTacagtcatcgtcgtccagtTCCAAGATCCATCACACAAGCTCCTcgatgcagcaacaacagtccACAATCAGTGACACGCAGCATCTTCACGGTACTCACTCGCAGCATCTTAACGTCCAGCATGGCGAACCCACCGTTCAGCGTCATTCACGAGAACAAGTAACTGGTTCCCAGACGTCCTCAACCAGCAGTAAGGTGGTTGTAGATGGAAAAGTTATCACAGATAAGTCAGCATCCAACAGACACGCTACCGAGAAACTGGCTGTCGATGGTGTCGTAGTAACGGACAAGAGCTTCACAGAGCGACAGCAAAGTGGTTTTGATGGAATGGACAGCATCCAACAGGCACATTACACCAGCGGTCAAACTGTGCACGATTCCAGTGCTACTAACATCGGAAGTAGCTCGACGAAGCGCGCGCAAAATCAGGCCATTCGATctacaacaaacaacattaCCAACCTGGAAGGTACCAATGGCGTTCACAAGGGATCCCAGCGCAATGGAACCGCTCATAGCCAAGCGTCCACGGTCGACCATGCTACGGAAACTCAGGTTAAGAAACTGGTCGGTGGTAAATGGGTTACGAAGACGATCAAGACTGAGAGTAAAgcaagcaaccagcagcagcaccaacagcaaggAAAGGTGCACGATGTTTCATCTCATCGTCAACAGGGAGTGCTTACCGGTCAGATATCGGTAGCTGAACAGAACAAACTAAATCAACAACATAGCTCGATTGGTACCTCGTCCGATCAGCATACTCGCAGCTCCGCACACCACATATCGGTAgcggaacaaaacaaattgaacCAGCAGCACAGTTCGATCGGTACCTCTTCGGAAGTGCATGCTCATAGCAGCTCGTCGACTTCTAGCTCTTCGGTTGTGAAATCACATTCAAGCAGTAAGATGGTTAGCGAAAAGGTAGTTCAACGTGGAACTACCGAGAGCGTAGTTTCGGCGGCCGGATCACCCTCGGGTCGTACCGGAGCTCGCGGAGGATCCAGCATCGTACTGGGAGAATCCACCGTTGACAGCGCTTCATCGCGACGCGCGGCACAGCAGCAATCATCTACCACCACGAAACTAATCGGCGGTAAACTCGTGCAAGTTGCCTCGTCTAACgataccagcaacaacacgtCCAGCACGGCGGGTAAGTCATCCGGCGTGACATCTACATCCAGCACATCCAGCAACGTTCATCATTCCGCAACCAACGATCAATCATCGACCTCGACGAAGAGTTCCTCGTCGAGCGTGATGAAGTCGAGCAAGGTTGAATCCAGCAGCACGGCCGCTTCATCCACTACAagtggccaacagcagcaccatcgcaAGAACACGTTCGCCTCCACGGAGAACGTTAATAATGCCATTCTGTGCCGACCAGCGCAGGGACCGGTGGCGACAACGACCGGTATCGCGCTGCATGCCACGAACGgcagtgccagcagcatgAGCGTCTCCGGATACAACCAGCGCAAGAGCATCTCGAACCTCAACGATAGCGCCATGTACGCGACGACGAACCGGACCAGCTACAGCTCGTTGCATCGACGCGGAAAGGAATCGACCGAGGCAAGAATGCAGAACTACGTGAAAGCCGTCGAGACGGATACCATCGTTGGTCGGACGGTTAGAGGACAAGCCTGCCCTCCACCATCGCTGGCAGGGCTCGGTCTGGGCAGTAGCACTATCGGTACCAGCCACGGCATGAaaggtagcagcaacaccagcacatcGGTAACCACGAGCAGTTCGACGGCGTCGAACAATCAGAAGACTCTTCGCGATTACCATACCGCTATGAACGTCTCGCGAAGCTCCACGAAAGCCAACGCTTCCAGCATTTCGTTTGGCGATGATAAGTTCCATGGATCGAGCTCCTACAAGGTGCAGTACATCCAGCAACACGAAGGACGTTGCCCCGCGGCCGTACACGACAATCTGAAGCTGTCCAAAGTCACCAAGCAACACACGTACTACGTCCGGGACCAGAAGTag